In Silene latifolia isolate original U9 population chromosome X, ASM4854445v1, whole genome shotgun sequence, the following proteins share a genomic window:
- the LOC141617872 gene encoding uncharacterized protein LOC141617872: MICDPIFKKLRVGEHEIWDDQCQAAFDKVKEVLSIPPVLRPHVSRLPLSLYLTVTDTAMGAMLAQTVNKEERAIYYISKKFLEYEVKYTPLEKTCLAQVWATKKLRHYMLSYSVSVYSKMDPIKLVADFLADNLIEEVEILDTWSFPDEDVIRIEDDVWDLYFDGASNHMGYRCVYSRKILEGMAQLCKFTLPSANLVQWIGGSHLSQLRMGVLLCVVLASYYHIWMQQNKARVEACLLRLELVNDIIRREVKNRLVVHLKSVPQRDEYWFRSGSWRIKSDSLTPYQARIEELERYFDDVKYIHLPRDENQFADTLSKLTALLNIPEHMDHMPICVERRSSPSYVNAIDDAKESETEPWYMAILRYKETGEYSIDLDV; encoded by the exons ATGATATGCGATCCGATCTTTAAGAAATTGAGGGTCGGGGAACATGAAATATGGGATGATCAATGTCAAGCCGCATTTGACAAAGTCAAGGAAGTTCTATCTATACCGCCAGTTTTGAGGCCACATGTATCTAGGCTACCTTTATCGTTGTATCTAACTGTAACAGATACCGCAATGGGGGCTATGCTAGCCCAAACTGTCAACAAAGAAGAAAGGGctatttactacattagtaaaaagttcttagaaTATGAAGTGAAGTACACACCTTTAGAAAAGACGTGTTTGGCCCAAGTCTGGGCAACCAAGAAGTTAAGACACTATATGCTCAGTTACAGTGTGAGTGTCTATTCGAAGATGGATCCAATCAA GCTAGTAGCCGATTTCCTTGCCGACAACCTAATCGAAGAAGTTGAGATACtggatacttggtcatttcccgatgaAGACGTGATTCGCATAGAAGATGATgtgtgggacctatactttgatggagcatcgaatcaTATGGGATACAGG TGTGTATATAGCAGGAAGATTTTAGAAGGAATGGCGCAACTGTGCAAATTTACTCTCCCCTCTGCTAACCTTGTGCAGTGGATTGGGGGGAGTCATTTGTCTCAGCTCAGGATGGGTGTCCTATTGTGTGTGGTGTTGGCATCTTACTACCACATCTGGATGCAACAAAACAAGGCCAGGGTTGAAGCATGTCTGCTGAGACTTGAGCTTGTGAACGATATTATCAGACGTGAAGTGAAGAACAGATTGGTTGTACACCTCAAATCAGTGCCTCAGCGTGATGAGTATTGGTTTAGGA GTGGGTCGTGGAgaatcaaaagtgatagtttgacCCCATACCAAGCAAGGATCGAAGAATTAGAACGATACTTCGATGATGTCAAATATATTCATCTTCCAAGAgatgaaaatcaatttgcagatacaCTATCAAAACTGACCGCGTTACTCAATATTCCTGAGCATATGGACCATATGCCTATTTGTGTTGAAAGGAGATCGTCACCCTCTTATGTGAATGCAATTGATGATGCCAAAGAAAGTGAAACTGAGCCTTGGTATATGGCTATTTTAAGGTACAAAGAAACGGGAGAATACTCTATCGACCTTGATGTATGA